One Fuerstiella marisgermanici DNA window includes the following coding sequences:
- a CDS encoding hydrolase produces MDRKRVIYIDVDDTLIRTVGTTQIPMPASADYVRRMHAAGHTLYCWSRGGGDYARDVAKSLDIADCFVAFLPKPDVCLDDRGDKLLDYCDVILPGNASNH; encoded by the coding sequence ATGGATCGTAAACGCGTTATCTACATCGACGTCGATGACACGTTGATCCGCACTGTTGGCACCACGCAGATTCCCATGCCCGCCAGCGCGGATTACGTGCGCCGGATGCATGCCGCTGGTCATACGCTCTACTGCTGGTCGCGCGGAGGTGGCGACTATGCCCGCGATGTCGCAAAATCACTCGATATTGCGGACTGTTTCGTGGCATTCTTACCGAAACCCGATGTATGCCTCGACGACCGTGGCGACAAGCTGCTCGACTATTGCGACGTCATTCTGCCCGGCAACGCGTCAAACCATTGA
- a CDS encoding prenyltransferase/squalene oxidase repeat-containing protein, producing the protein MDRVRSDIPNFPNGVSDSDAPLSPSTGCPARTSVLTDVQRRTRARRPRRGKVPAWTLWVARQAGRIQKFFSQTLPVWIAQHREEMVSYAISFVILSLSALIMALWALPPATTERLFGLVVTRTELPDDDLVVVDVAEVVQPDDLRDLKVNSNLKALLSNLDDGDSSAEINDPVDRDLTLDIEPTDAQMEAVFKQGEFGGRSTAGRRAAVQKYGGTAASEKSVNMGLAWLAGLQRDDGSWNLSAPGPDAEPGIFQRTEVGATSLALLCFLGAGHTHANDGPYREIVHKGLAYIGSQAEIVQGTADLRGASEGNAGMYVQGLATICISEAHALDPADTDLRQLTQMAVRFIERAQDPAGGGWRYRPRQAGDTSVVGWQVMALQSAKAGRIKVSSSVLREARQFLHAARGDDDGATYRYTPNRGNATNSMTAVGLLCRMYLGWGKDHKPLQKGVQRLSAVGPSSRDVYYNYYATQVLRHFGGDLWDKWNLQMREQLVTTQITEGPAAGSWAPTDNHGIQGGQIYQTALSILTLEVYYRHLPLYRRLEATVSE; encoded by the coding sequence ATGGATCGCGTCAGGTCAGACATCCCAAACTTCCCGAACGGAGTTTCCGACTCAGACGCCCCCCTTTCGCCTTCCACCGGTTGCCCAGCTCGCACATCCGTGCTGACTGATGTCCAGCGGCGAACGCGAGCCCGTCGGCCGCGACGCGGAAAAGTGCCCGCGTGGACTCTGTGGGTGGCCAGACAGGCCGGTCGAATTCAAAAGTTCTTCTCGCAGACGCTGCCTGTTTGGATCGCTCAGCACCGTGAAGAAATGGTGAGCTACGCGATCAGTTTCGTCATCCTTAGCCTGTCTGCGCTGATAATGGCATTGTGGGCGTTGCCGCCCGCGACCACGGAACGGTTGTTCGGTTTGGTCGTGACGCGAACTGAACTGCCCGACGACGATCTGGTTGTGGTCGACGTGGCGGAAGTCGTTCAGCCCGACGATCTACGCGACTTGAAGGTCAACAGCAACCTGAAAGCACTGTTGTCGAATCTGGACGACGGAGATTCGTCCGCCGAAATTAACGATCCGGTCGACCGCGACCTGACGCTGGATATCGAACCCACGGATGCTCAGATGGAGGCCGTTTTTAAGCAGGGCGAATTCGGCGGACGTTCCACGGCTGGTCGTCGAGCGGCCGTGCAGAAGTATGGTGGCACGGCCGCCAGTGAAAAATCCGTCAACATGGGGCTGGCCTGGTTGGCGGGGCTTCAACGCGATGATGGTTCGTGGAACCTATCCGCGCCCGGTCCAGACGCGGAGCCCGGAATTTTTCAACGCACGGAAGTTGGCGCCACGTCTTTGGCGCTGCTGTGTTTTCTGGGAGCCGGGCATACTCACGCCAACGACGGGCCCTACCGTGAAATCGTTCACAAAGGCCTGGCGTACATTGGTTCGCAGGCGGAAATCGTTCAGGGCACGGCCGATTTGCGAGGTGCGTCGGAAGGCAACGCCGGGATGTACGTGCAGGGACTGGCCACGATCTGTATCAGCGAAGCTCACGCGCTGGACCCCGCCGACACGGATCTTCGGCAGCTCACGCAGATGGCCGTGCGATTCATCGAACGAGCACAGGATCCAGCCGGCGGAGGCTGGCGCTATCGTCCAAGGCAGGCGGGTGACACGTCAGTCGTTGGCTGGCAGGTGATGGCTCTGCAAAGCGCGAAGGCCGGACGGATTAAAGTGTCCAGCAGCGTGCTGCGGGAAGCTCGCCAGTTTCTGCACGCCGCACGCGGCGACGACGACGGAGCGACCTACCGCTACACGCCCAATCGAGGCAACGCGACGAATTCGATGACGGCCGTTGGTCTGTTGTGTCGGATGTATCTGGGGTGGGGCAAAGACCACAAGCCGCTGCAAAAAGGCGTACAGCGGCTTTCGGCCGTCGGCCCCAGCAGCCGCGACGTCTACTACAACTACTACGCGACTCAGGTGCTACGCCACTTCGGCGGCGACTTGTGGGACAAATGGAACCTGCAAATGCGAGAACAGCTTGTGACCACTCAAATCACGGAAGGTCCCGCCGCCGGAAGCTGGGCCCCCACCGACAATCATGGCATTCAGGGCGGCCAGATCTACCAAACCGCACTCAGCATCCTCACGCTTGAGGTCTACTACCGCCACCTGCCGCTGTACAGGCGACTTGAAGCTACAGTGTCTGAGTAG